The following proteins come from a genomic window of Geomonas sp. RF6:
- a CDS encoding cytochrome B6, which produces MKATTRFAVVSLVVVTGLALVSSPSWTQTAKAPQDAVLDAQTPKDVKRTRPEQQKTDHDLSDVYKATKAQPASDAINNQPEGGKITGFDFYRDPLNAKQPMMTFEEVYKADVAAKGKVMDDQRALLSSRYILTPKLSTTVKMSRGKPVAVGPTARLRGVTWEKLGDMKPEDIKGGNLFPYPPLPHPKQVTGGQVFPQIQIDMFPRLQRFDVDFDLPDAFIPEFPPAIFLQNRPELGDVSRGEVVSINNFERLFKDILTPVQLDGLRMLLTPIPQEEFNATDDRKTVAPSLGVACLDCHINGHTTAQFHLSPDIRPQERRFRLDTTSLRGMYNQQVHASKRSLRSVEDFTEFEQRTAYFNGDQIHAAKKGMVEMPRLNVAHMAQMQNMFDVPPAPKLDPMGRLDRTKATQSEIAGEDLFFGKGKCAACHTPPFYLDHQMHDLQLERFLKDPPDGPIKTFTLRGIKDSPPYLHDGRCFTLEDTVEFFNLVLCLKLTAQEKANLVAFMQAL; this is translated from the coding sequence ATGAAAGCGACTACACGATTTGCTGTCGTCTCACTCGTTGTTGTCACTGGTCTCGCACTGGTTTCCTCCCCTTCCTGGACGCAGACCGCCAAGGCGCCGCAGGATGCCGTTCTGGACGCCCAGACCCCGAAGGACGTGAAGCGCACCCGGCCGGAGCAGCAAAAGACCGATCACGACCTCTCCGACGTCTACAAGGCGACGAAGGCACAGCCTGCATCCGATGCTATCAACAATCAACCCGAGGGGGGGAAGATCACCGGCTTCGACTTCTATCGCGACCCGCTCAACGCGAAACAGCCGATGATGACGTTCGAGGAAGTCTACAAGGCTGACGTGGCGGCAAAGGGAAAGGTCATGGATGACCAGCGCGCGCTCCTGTCGAGCAGGTATATCCTTACCCCCAAGCTCTCCACCACGGTGAAGATGTCCAGGGGGAAACCGGTTGCGGTCGGCCCCACTGCGCGGCTGCGCGGAGTGACCTGGGAGAAACTGGGCGACATGAAGCCTGAGGATATCAAGGGGGGGAACCTCTTTCCCTACCCTCCGCTCCCGCATCCGAAGCAGGTGACCGGCGGGCAGGTATTCCCCCAGATCCAGATCGACATGTTCCCGCGTCTGCAGCGTTTCGATGTGGACTTCGACCTTCCCGACGCCTTCATTCCGGAGTTCCCGCCGGCGATCTTCCTTCAGAACCGGCCGGAGCTCGGTGACGTCTCCCGCGGCGAGGTCGTCTCTATAAACAACTTCGAGCGCCTCTTCAAGGACATCCTCACGCCGGTCCAGCTCGACGGCCTGCGCATGCTCCTCACCCCCATCCCGCAGGAAGAGTTCAATGCCACCGACGACCGCAAGACCGTCGCCCCGAGCCTCGGCGTTGCCTGTCTCGACTGCCACATTAACGGCCACACCACCGCGCAGTTCCACCTGAGCCCCGACATTCGCCCGCAGGAGCGTCGCTTCCGACTCGACACGACGAGCCTTCGGGGCATGTACAACCAGCAGGTGCATGCCTCCAAGAGAAGCCTGCGCTCCGTCGAGGACTTCACCGAGTTCGAGCAGCGTACCGCCTACTTCAACGGCGACCAGATCCATGCCGCGAAAAAGGGGATGGTGGAGATGCCGCGCCTCAACGTGGCCCACATGGCACAGATGCAGAACATGTTCGACGTCCCCCCCGCGCCGAAGCTCGATCCGATGGGGCGCCTCGACCGCACGAAAGCGACCCAGAGCGAGATCGCCGGTGAAGACCTCTTCTTCGGCAAGGGAAAATGCGCCGCGTGCCACACCCCCCCCTTCTATCTCGACCACCAGATGCACGACCTGCAGCTGGAGCGCTTCCTGAAAGACCCGCCGGACGGCCCGATCAAGACCTTCACCCTCAGGGGGATCAAGGACAGCCCGCCGTATCTGCACGACGGTCGCTGCTTTACTCTGGAGGACACCGTGGAGTTCTTCAATCTCGTCCTCTGTCTGAAGCTTACCGCACAGGAGAAGGCAAACCTCGTGGCCTTCATGCAGGCGCTGTAG